The stretch of DNA ATTCTTTTTGATGAGGGGGGCTGCGAAACATCAGAGCAGCAAGATTCAGGCCTTCGAGCACAGCAGATTGATCAAGAAACAAGCGATATGTAATACTTGAAATCAAGCTAGAGGTCTAAACGAGAATAGCAGGGGCTATGACTTGTCAACAAACCGCTTATAGATCACTACTACTACTACAGCAAACTCCAGCGACTTATAACCTGTTAGATCACTGCTACTAGCACTGCAATACTATGTCAGTACCGTGATCAATTACTTTTTCACAGTGAAGATAAATTAGAGGATCACAACTTCTTTACTACAAGGTCTATCACCTCTTCCAAATGAATGTTCACAAATTAACCAGGATACTGTATGAGCCGAGTCACCAATCACTCTTAGCAAGTTCGAGTCACAAGAGTTATCATTGCATAGTTCAATCAAATTAACTACAAATTTGCAGTATAAGAGTAAGAGTAGTTCGCCTTACCTAAAACCAAATACCGAAGAATCTTAGAATGGTCAGGACATCTCTGTTTTAAGAATAGCTTGATCAGCCAATGTCTAACAATGTAATAAGAATAACAAAAATACAAGGGTATAGAACTCACATCTTGCGCCCGAATACAACAAAAGTTCCCCAAGACGGTTTCTGTTTTAGTTGGTCTGAAAGCTCAGCAAGTTTCTCCACGTGCTCTAGTACCTTCTCCTGGGTCTTGGCATACAAATCCTGCTTCCGCTCGAACCGAGAAATGCCCTAAACATCAGAAAAGGCACTTAAGTTTCAAGTAAATCCGAAAGCATAATCTAAAACAGGAAATAGCAGATTCACACCTCCATGATTTGGAAATGTAGGGATGCACCAAATCTTTTTTGGTAAGCTCCCCGGAACATTAACTCTTCCTCTGAGTTTAATAGCATCTCATTCATCAAATTGATCACATAACGAACATCCTACGAAAAGCAATTTGTGAACAACTCTTCTTTGGTAAGCGCTTCCCTGAACATCATCAGACTTAAGTTTTTGCGTATTGCGTAATGCGTACCGGGGGCTTGACTTCTTCACCGAAGCCTGCTGTGCCTGTAGGCATGTGACGGGAGCTCCACGGGTAGCCGACGCGGGACCCGGCGATGAGAGTCGCACGGGCAGCAGAAGCTCCAATCGGATCATGCAGCGAGGATGGGTCGGGGCAGGTGCTGATGTCGGCTGCGATGCGTGCGGCTGCGGCCGTCGGTACCACCAGCGGCGAGGAGGAAGCGAagtgcggcggcagcggggagcAGGACGGAGGGTAGAGCTGGCCGTACCTCTCGCCCGGCCGTACAGCCGCCGCGGTATCGCCGCGCAGCATGTCTCGGATACTCATCTCACTGGGCTCCCATGGCGGAAGGAGAATCTCATCCCACGGCGCCAGCAGAAATTCTGGGGAGGCCAAGTCGACACCGAATCCCACGGCCGCGATGGCCTCGGAGCCCAGCGCGTCGGAGGAGCACAAGTAGTCGTCCTCGCCCGAATGGGTCGCCGCGGGGGAGGCGATGCGCGGTGGCGCAAGCGTCGCGGGATCCGACGCGCCCCCGTGCTGAGGACGAAGGGCGCGGGAGGTGGCGGCCCTCgacgcgcaggcggcggcgtgtTCGGCCGCGCGCTGAGCGGCCGCGGCGTGGTCGGCCGCGCGCAGAGCCGCGCGCATTGCAGCGGACGCGTGGGCGGTGTGCGCAGAGCCCAAGGCCGCGCGGTCGAGCAACAAGCGgcccgtggaggaggaggcggcgagcgCAGCGGCCGCTGCCTTGGGCAGGTAGGGGGCCAGGGCTTCTAGAAGCCCCGCCATCCCCGCGTCCGTGAGAGCTCTTCGCAAGCGCGAGCGGAGGGAGGGACTGGGGAGACGAGAAGGGGGGAACGATTTGGATTTGGGGGGAAGACGAGACGGGACGGGGGGATTTGTCTGGCACGGCCCGTTCCGTTGGGTTTTGTGGGTCCCACACTCCCACGCGCGGGGGAAGCAAAATTCGGTTAGTTTGTGGGTCCCGCGAGACGAAATCGTGATCAACGAGAGAGTGGAgttcatcttttttttaaaaaacagacaccaaatttgtagaaaaaacaAATTAGTAGCACCGTATTAGCTTCATTGTTAAATCCACCATGAAATATGTTTTGACgttgcatgtttttttttgtccagCACGAAAAAAAGTTACATATAAATTTTtggacaaacaaaaaaaatacaaattctTTTGCCAGCTACAGTAAAAAATTTGTCCACCATGAAATATGACATGCATGTATAATCAAACGCAAGCATAAGCTTTTGTTACGATAATCAAGGTCTCTATATATAGGTATGCCCTCTGAAGGGTCTAAGACTCTTAAGTGCTCTCGCTCTTCGCCTTGTCCTCTTGACTCGCACCAAAGAATTGTTTTTTCACGAAAACGGCAATGCCGATGAAGAAAAGACCACGCACCAACACTTTTCTACGCCTGCAAACAAATCAAACATGCGTAATCAGTATGATGCGCTAAAAAGAGAATTATtaggatgtgtgtgtgtgtgttttgatAAGTTACCTGTCACGCTTGATATTCTCTCGCATCACATCTTCGATTCGCTTTAAACTAATAAGCTGTTTTTCAGAGATTTGGTCTAATTTGTCGAAGTTCTTGGAGATCCGTTCTAGTACGGTTGCTGGCGACCGAATGATCTGCAACACGTGAAGTTTGGTTTTATTAGAATTCTGATGTACAACCGTTAGTGCAGATTGTTGTGCATGGTATGTAGGTACATATTAAGGCTGTACCCCAACGCATGTGtttatttcttttcaaatttaGTAGCTGCTACTCTTTATTCCAAAATACAGGTCATTTTAGTTCTATCTGAGCCAAACTTCTTTAATTTTTACCAAATATATTAACATTTGTAATACCAACTAAACCCACTAATAATACACATATAAGTAGTGGATTTAATTAGCAAAAATGATTTAATTCGTGTAGGCGTTGGCACAATTTTCCATAAAATCAGTCACAGATTGATAAGTTTGACttaataaaaaaactaaaacaatCTCCATTAATTGAGATGGAAGCAGTATCTATCATGGGTATGCATACTACCGTCAGGGGAGAAACGCTAAGTTTGCAATCTAGCTATTAATTAAGGTTCTACCAATTATCACATACGTAGGGAATGTTTGGTTGGAAGCCACCCATTACCACATGCAAAGTACTTTCGCCACGGAACAGTATTTTTTGAGGCAGAGGAAACGGCCGCCGCAGACCTGTGGTGAGCCACACCGTGGCGTGGTGACCAATGGTCGTAAACCAAACATCCCCTTAGTTTTATAAAACTAGGAATACATCATTTACATGGGTACTCCCCCCATTCCAGATTATCtgttattttgattttttttcatacaCATAATTTTAATTATGTATCCAGATGTAGCATTTATCTAGTAGATGTATTGTAAAAAATATGAATCTTGAAAAATCGTaacgacttataatttgaaacgtgGAGAGTATATATGTTTCAAGTACATCGTTGATTTTTTGTGGTAGATGGCTAAACGGTCATCTGTTGGGAAATTAAAGCAAACATTCTAAAGATCATGCATAAGTAGAAGAGGCCGGGCGCATGAACGAGCGCGACACAACAAAGCATCAAAGAGGAAGAAATCGATCGGCTACGGACCTTGTTCACCTCGGCCTTGATGACGACGCCGTCGGAGCTGTAGAGCCGGCGCGGGGTAATGTTCTCCACCGGCGGCGACCGGCTCATCATCTGGGGCTGCTTCCCGAGGAGCGCGTGCGGGAACGACGAGGAAGGTCGCCGGAGCGCGCGGCCGGCCAACCggcggagcaccgccgccgcagccatgcTTACTGCTGCCCTTGCCAGATAATGTAGCAAGGCGCGCTCGTTTTTGGGACGggacgcgacgcgacgcgagACGAGACGAGACGAGCCGACGACGACTTTACTTTGGCTTGGCCGTCTTCCTTGCGCTTCAATCTGGGGGGCCAGCCATCTCGTGAAtaaataggagcctccttgggcCGTCAAACTCGATCGGAGTCGTGACGGGATCGGGATCGGGATCGGGGTCGGGGTCGGATAACGTCGTCATTACGTATCCGATCAGATCGAGTGGTTTGGTTAGCGCGTCCTGGCTGCGGGTGGCTCCTCTCGGGTCTCGGCCGTCTGATCGATCTGGTGGCGAATGGAACACCGGGCGATCGAGCAGGTGGCGAACGGAACGGAACGCCGGTTGGAGAACTATATCATCTCGATGCACtgccagaaaaaagaaaaggcgcCAAAGGAATGATGGAGCAACAAATGATCTATCTGAGCTGCCATATGAAATTCAGATACTTTAATCTCTACCTCCAGCACATGCCATACGAGGTACCACATCTGCTTAAGAGACCTCAAAAATGGCAAATCATCGTCAAAATATAACAACAGCAATGCCAAATTTCAGGAGGTTTTGTTTGTGAGACTT from Panicum virgatum strain AP13 chromosome 9K, P.virgatum_v5, whole genome shotgun sequence encodes:
- the LOC120648744 gene encoding uncharacterized protein LOC120648744 isoform X2, whose amino-acid sequence is MAGLLEALAPYLPKAAAAALAASSSTGRLLLDRAALGSAHTAHASAAMRAALRAADHAAAAQRAAEHAAACASRAATSRALRPQHGGASDPATLAPPRIASPAATHSGEDDYLCSSDALGSEAIAAVGFGVDLASPEFLLAPWDEILLPPWEPSEMSIRDMLRGDTAAAVRPGERYGQLYPPSCSPLPPHFASSSPLVVPTAAAARIAADISTCPDPSSLHDPIGASAARATLIAGSRVGYPWSSRHMPTGTAGFGEEVKPPGISRFERKQDLYAKTQEKVLEHVEKLAELSDQLKQKPSWGTFVVFGRKIDVLTILRFFGIWF
- the LOC120648744 gene encoding uncharacterized protein LOC120648744 isoform X1, which encodes MAGLLEALAPYLPKAAAAALAASSSTGRLLLDRAALGSAHTAHASAAMRAALRAADHAAAAQRAAEHAAACASRAATSRALRPQHGGASDPATLAPPRIASPAATHSGEDDYLCSSDALGSEAIAAVGFGVDLASPEFLLAPWDEILLPPWEPSEMSIRDMLRGDTAAAVRPGERYGQLYPPSCSPLPPHFASSSPLVVPTAAAARIAADISTCPDPSSLHDPIGASAARATLIAGSRVGYPWSSRHMPTGTAGFGEEVKPPDVRYVINLMNEMLLNSEEELMFRGAYQKRFGASLHFQIMEGISRFERKQDLYAKTQEKVLEHVEKLAELSDQLKQKPSWGTFVVFGRKIDVLTILRFFGIWF